From a single Miscanthus floridulus cultivar M001 chromosome 8, ASM1932011v1, whole genome shotgun sequence genomic region:
- the LOC136474862 gene encoding transcription termination factor MTERF2, chloroplastic-like, which produces MLHLRQRLLSALRAAVPLPSASLHRICLSTTASFTPSAGFFAEDYLVASCGLTLAQARKASKYINHLSSPVRPDAVRAFLVSIGLTEADVVAAVVSYPILLCYKVDETLTPRVARLREIGLSPPQISRLITVAPEILASPVKMSRLAFYISFLGSYDRVHSALKNCYYLLRQDLQTVVRPNIAFLRQCGLTNYDIGHHCLLRSRILLAEPQRVKEIAVRTEELGVSRNSVAFKHALVTVYSLNAGRLNAKLSFLKNVIGCSEAELGNLVCKAPTILAHSESKLGRAMEFLKVEVGMEPSYVLNRPALISYSIERRLMPRHYVIRILKAKGLLSKETDFYSAVCITEEKFLEKFILPYNKSFPGLIDAYAAACRGQVTLEL; this is translated from the coding sequence atGCTCCATCTCAGACAGCGCCTCCTCTCGGCTCTCCGCGCCGCGGTTCCGCTCCCATCCGCCTCCCTCCACCGCATCTGCCTTTCCACCACCGCCTCCTTCACACCGTCCGCCGGATTCTTCGCCGAGGACTACCTCGTCGCCAGCTGCGGCCTCACACTAGCGCAAGCCCGGAAGGCATCCAAGTACATCAACCACCTCAGTTCCCCCGTCAGGCCGGACGCTGTGCGCGCCTTCCTCGTCAGCATCGGCCTTACGGAAGCCGATGTCGTTGCCGCAGTCGTGAGCTACCCGATTCTCCTCTGCTACAAGGTAGACGAAACCCTAACCCCGCGCGTTGCCCGGCTACGCGAAATCGGCCTCTCGCCTCCCCAGATCTCCCGTCTCATAACCGTTGCCCCTGAAATCTTGGCTAGCCCCGTCAAGATGTCTCGTCTCGCCTTTTACATCTCGTTTTTGGGATCCTACGACAGGGTGCATTCCGCCCTAAAGAACTGCTACTACCTGCTCCGTCAAGACCTTCAGACTGTGGTCAGGCCCAACATAGCATTCCTGCGCCAGTGCGGCCTAACTAACTATGATATTGGCCATCACTGTTTGCTGCGCTCGAGGATCCTCCTAGCAGAGCCACAGCGTGTGAAGGAAATTGCTGTGCGCACTGAGGAGCTTGGGGTGTCGCGCAACTCTGTGGCGTTCAAGCACGCCCTGGTCACCGTCTACAGCTTAAATGCCGGGAGGCTGAATGCAAAGCTCAGTTTCCTGAAGAATGTTATTGGATGCTCTGAGGCTGAGCTGGGCAATCTGGTGTGCAAGGCGCCTACAATTCTAGCACATTCAGAGAGTAAGCTAGGTCGCGCTATGGAGTTTCTGAAGGTGGAGGTTGGAATGGAGCCGTCATATGTACTGAACAGACCGGCACTTATCAGTTATAGCATTGAGAGACGTCTAATGCCCCGGCATTATGTAATAAGGATTCTGAAGGCAAAGGGATTGCTGAGCAAAGAGACTGACTTTTATAGCGCGGTTTGTATAACAGAGGAGAAATTTTTGGAAAAGTTCATTCTCCCTTATAACAAGAGTTTTCCAGGGCTAATAGATGCTTATGCTGCTGCTTGCAGAGGCCAAGTAACCCTCGAACTATAA
- the LOC136474861 gene encoding transcription termination factor MTEF1, chloroplastic-like isoform X2 has protein sequence MLRLRGHLLSAVRAASPLPAASFFPLHRLFLYSTANTTPASQFVVEDYLTTSCGLTPEQARRASRYLPSLKSPDNPDAVRAFLAGIGISKAEVAAAISRDPRFLCYKVDITLTPRIAQLRDVGLSPPQISRLISIAPTILALPGLIPRLAFYLSFLGSYDNLHTALRRSMYLLTQNLERVVKPNMAFLRQSGLTDSDIAKILLATPSMLALELGRVKEILECADLFGVPRHSAMFKHALTSIHNISPRKINARSDFLKKTLGCSQAELGAAVRKLPNVLNFSEGRLTRVVDFLKTEVGLDSKYILRRPAILGYSLPRRLMPRHYVLKALKAKGLVEKDVDFYTAVALTEKKFIKRFIDPCKNSAPGLADSYAAACAGQCLQGGMLFITAFLMLNVLTK, from the exons ATGCTCCGCCTCCGAGGCCACCTCCTTTCCGCTGTCCGCGCCGCCTCGCCTCTCCCCGCCGCATCCTTCTTCCCCCTCCACCGCCTCTTTCTCTACAGCACCGCCAACACCACTCCCGCCTCTCAGTTCGTCGTCGAGGACTACCTCACCACCAGCTGCGGCCTGACGCCAGAGCAGGCCCGCAGGGCCTCTAGGTACCTGCCCAGTCTCAAGTCGCCCGACAATCCTGACGCCGTCCGGGCCTTCCTCGCCGGAATCGGCATCTCCAAAGCCGAGGTCGCCGCCGCAATCTCCAGGGACCCGCGGTTCCTCTGCTACAAGGTGGACATAACCCTAACCCCCCGCATCGCCCAGCTCCGCGACGTCGGCCTTTCCCCACCCCAGATCTCCCGCCTCATTTCCATCGCCCCCACCATCTTAGCCTTGCCCGGCTTGATCCCCCGGCTCGCATTCTACCTCTCTTTCTTGGGCTCCTACGACAATTTGCACACCGCCCTCAGGAGGAGCATGTACCTGCTCACTCAAAATCTCGAGCGTGTTGTCAAACCCAATATGGCATTCCTGCGACAGTCTGGCCTAACTGATTCTGATATTGCCAAGATCCTTTTGGCCACCCCGAGCATGCTCGCATTGGAGCTAGGGCGTGTCAAGGAAATTTTGGAGTGTGCCGACTTGTTTGGTGTGCCACGCCATTCTGCGATGTTCAAGCACGCCCTCACGTCCATCCACAATATTAGCCCTCGGAAGATAAATGCTAGGTCAGATTTCTTGAAGAAGACTCTTGGATGCTCTCAGGCTGAGTTGGGCGCTGCTGTGCGGAAGTTGCCAAACGTTCTGAATTTTTCAGAGGGCAGGCTGACTCGTGTGGTAGATTTCCTGAAGACAGAGGTTGGTCTGGATTCCAAGTACATACTGCGTAGGCCAGCAATCCTCGGCTATAGCTTGCCAAGGCGTCTTATGCCCCGGCATTATGTGCTAAAAGCTCTTAAGGCGAAGGGCTTGGTTGAGAAAGATGTTGACTTCTACACAGCCGTTGCTCTGACTGAGAAAAAGTTTATCAAGAGGTTTATTGATCCTTGCAAGAACAGCGCTCCAGGGCTTGCAGATTCTTATGCTGCTGCTTGTGCAGGCCAG TGCCTTCAAGGTGGCATGCTTTTTATCACGGCGTTTCTCATGTTAAACGTTCTGACGAAGTGA
- the LOC136474859 gene encoding transcription termination factor MTERF8, chloroplastic-like, producing MLLLPGRPVLPSPALPYSPSPSPSRFRPLPCTSNAPTSASTAASADATAPSSFSVEDYLVNRCNLYPNVAARVAPELSAIRSPSKPDAVLAFLADALELSPPLIAVAVARDPTILTCSVPRMLAPRADELRALGFTTFQMGLIVMRCGAAAFRSRALVSSVQFWVPYLRGRVDKLVAALKGNPGLLTADLRTVKSTIALLQEEGTLTDGDVGWFAISYCSKLLVASPDEVDTILARADEFGVPRKTRAFKDAIIAAFSATPERLAWKAAFFRDELGWTEAQVKTAAAKMPTLLTVSAERIRRNWEFLTTEVGMDAERVASFPALLRYDLEGRLVPRFQVMRVLLARRLWRGRDFNNIAAITEEDFVAKFIRPFLVKVPNLAKIYEAAVMEKEEQ from the coding sequence ATGCTCCTCCTCCCGGGGCGTCCAGTCCTCCCCTCGCCGGCGCTGCCATACTCCCCCTCGCCGTCTCCATCCCGTTTCCGCCCCCTCCCCTGCACCAGCAACGCCCCCACCTCTGCTTCCACCGCCGCGTCCGCCGACGCCACCGCCCCCTCGTCCTTCTCCGTCGAAGACTACCTCGTGAACAGGTGCAACCTCTACCCCAACGTGGCCGCGCGCGTGGCGCCGGAGCTCTCCGCCATCAGGTCTCCCTCGAAGCCCGACGCCGTGCTCGCCTTCCTCGCCGACGCGCTCGAGCTCTCCCCGCCGCTCATTGCCGTCGCAGTGGCCCGCGACCCGACGATACTCACCTGCAGCGTGCCAAGGATGCTCGCGCCGCGCGCGGACGAGCTCCGCGCGCTCGGGTTCACCACGTTCCAGATGGGCCTGATCGTCATGCGCTGCGGCGCGGCCGCGTTCCGCTCACGCGCGCTCGTCTCCAGTGTCCAGTTCTGGGTCCCGTATCTGCGTGGTCGCGTCGACAAGCTCGTCGCCGCGCTCAAGGGCAACCCGGGCCTCCTCACCGCCGACCTCCGGACGGTCAAGTCCACCATCGCGCTGCTCCAAGAGGAAGGCACCCTCACGGATGGCGACGTCGGCTGGTTCGCCATCTCCTACTGCTCCAAGCTGCTTGTCGCGAGCCCGGACGAGGTCGACACCATCCTGGCCCGCGCCGACGAGTTCGGCGTGCCGCGCAAGACGCGGGCGTTCAAGGACGCGATCATCGCGGCGTTCAGCGCCACTCCGGAGCGGCTCGCCTGGAAGGCCGCGTTCTTCAGGGACGAGCTCGGGTGGACGGAGGCGCAGGTGAAGACGGCGGCTGCGAAGATGCCGACGCTGCTGACGGTCTCCGCGGAGCGGATCCGGAGGAACTGGGAGTTCCTGACCACGGAGGTCGGGATGGACGCGGAGcgcgtcgccagcttcccggcgCTGCTGAGGTACGACCTGGAGGGGCGGCTCGTGCCGCGGTTCCAGGTGATGAGGGTGCTGCTGGCGCGGCGGCTGTGGCGCGGCAGGGACTTCAACAACATTGCGGCCATCACGGAGGAGGATTTCGTGGCCAAGTTCATCAGGCCGTTTCTTGTCAAAGTCCCAAACTTGGCCAAGATCTACGAGGCCGCCGTTATGGAGAAGGAAGAACAGTAG
- the LOC136474861 gene encoding transcription termination factor MTEF1, chloroplastic-like isoform X1 has product MLRLRGHLLSAVRAASPLPAASFFPLHRLFLYSTANTTPASQFVVEDYLTTSCGLTPEQARRASRYLPSLKSPDNPDAVRAFLAGIGISKAEVAAAISRDPRFLCYKVDITLTPRIAQLRDVGLSPPQISRLISIAPTILALPGLIPRLAFYLSFLGSYDNLHTALRRSMYLLTQNLERVVKPNMAFLRQSGLTDSDIAKILLATPSMLALELGRVKEILECADLFGVPRHSAMFKHALTSIHNISPRKINARSDFLKKTLGCSQAELGAAVRKLPNVLNFSEGRLTRVVDFLKTEVGLDSKYILRRPAILGYSLPRRLMPRHYVLKALKAKGLVEKDVDFYTAVALTEKKFIKRFIDPCKNSAPGLADSYAAACAGQVPPCLQGGMLFITAFLMLNVLTK; this is encoded by the exons ATGCTCCGCCTCCGAGGCCACCTCCTTTCCGCTGTCCGCGCCGCCTCGCCTCTCCCCGCCGCATCCTTCTTCCCCCTCCACCGCCTCTTTCTCTACAGCACCGCCAACACCACTCCCGCCTCTCAGTTCGTCGTCGAGGACTACCTCACCACCAGCTGCGGCCTGACGCCAGAGCAGGCCCGCAGGGCCTCTAGGTACCTGCCCAGTCTCAAGTCGCCCGACAATCCTGACGCCGTCCGGGCCTTCCTCGCCGGAATCGGCATCTCCAAAGCCGAGGTCGCCGCCGCAATCTCCAGGGACCCGCGGTTCCTCTGCTACAAGGTGGACATAACCCTAACCCCCCGCATCGCCCAGCTCCGCGACGTCGGCCTTTCCCCACCCCAGATCTCCCGCCTCATTTCCATCGCCCCCACCATCTTAGCCTTGCCCGGCTTGATCCCCCGGCTCGCATTCTACCTCTCTTTCTTGGGCTCCTACGACAATTTGCACACCGCCCTCAGGAGGAGCATGTACCTGCTCACTCAAAATCTCGAGCGTGTTGTCAAACCCAATATGGCATTCCTGCGACAGTCTGGCCTAACTGATTCTGATATTGCCAAGATCCTTTTGGCCACCCCGAGCATGCTCGCATTGGAGCTAGGGCGTGTCAAGGAAATTTTGGAGTGTGCCGACTTGTTTGGTGTGCCACGCCATTCTGCGATGTTCAAGCACGCCCTCACGTCCATCCACAATATTAGCCCTCGGAAGATAAATGCTAGGTCAGATTTCTTGAAGAAGACTCTTGGATGCTCTCAGGCTGAGTTGGGCGCTGCTGTGCGGAAGTTGCCAAACGTTCTGAATTTTTCAGAGGGCAGGCTGACTCGTGTGGTAGATTTCCTGAAGACAGAGGTTGGTCTGGATTCCAAGTACATACTGCGTAGGCCAGCAATCCTCGGCTATAGCTTGCCAAGGCGTCTTATGCCCCGGCATTATGTGCTAAAAGCTCTTAAGGCGAAGGGCTTGGTTGAGAAAGATGTTGACTTCTACACAGCCGTTGCTCTGACTGAGAAAAAGTTTATCAAGAGGTTTATTGATCCTTGCAAGAACAGCGCTCCAGGGCTTGCAGATTCTTATGCTGCTGCTTGTGCAGGCCAGGTTCCTCCT TGCCTTCAAGGTGGCATGCTTTTTATCACGGCGTTTCTCATGTTAAACGTTCTGACGAAGTGA
- the LOC136474861 gene encoding transcription termination factor MTEF1, chloroplastic-like isoform X3: MLRLRGHLLSAVRAASPLPAASFFPLHRLFLYSTANTTPASQFVVEDYLTTSCGLTPEQARRASRYLPSLKSPDNPDAVRAFLAGIGISKAEVAAAISRDPRFLCYKVDITLTPRIAQLRDVGLSPPQISRLISIAPTILALPGLIPRLAFYLSFLGSYDNLHTALRRSMYLLTQNLERVVKPNMAFLRQSGLTDSDIAKILLATPSMLALELGRVKEILECADLFGVPRHSAMFKHALTSIHNISPRKINARSDFLKKTLGCSQAELGAAVRKLPNVLNFSEGRLTRVVDFLKTEVGLDSKYILRRPAILGYSLPRRLMPRHYVLKALKAKGLVEKDVDFYTAVALTEKKFIKRFIDPCKNSAPGLADSYAAACAGQIHHAMIKIVPW, from the exons ATGCTCCGCCTCCGAGGCCACCTCCTTTCCGCTGTCCGCGCCGCCTCGCCTCTCCCCGCCGCATCCTTCTTCCCCCTCCACCGCCTCTTTCTCTACAGCACCGCCAACACCACTCCCGCCTCTCAGTTCGTCGTCGAGGACTACCTCACCACCAGCTGCGGCCTGACGCCAGAGCAGGCCCGCAGGGCCTCTAGGTACCTGCCCAGTCTCAAGTCGCCCGACAATCCTGACGCCGTCCGGGCCTTCCTCGCCGGAATCGGCATCTCCAAAGCCGAGGTCGCCGCCGCAATCTCCAGGGACCCGCGGTTCCTCTGCTACAAGGTGGACATAACCCTAACCCCCCGCATCGCCCAGCTCCGCGACGTCGGCCTTTCCCCACCCCAGATCTCCCGCCTCATTTCCATCGCCCCCACCATCTTAGCCTTGCCCGGCTTGATCCCCCGGCTCGCATTCTACCTCTCTTTCTTGGGCTCCTACGACAATTTGCACACCGCCCTCAGGAGGAGCATGTACCTGCTCACTCAAAATCTCGAGCGTGTTGTCAAACCCAATATGGCATTCCTGCGACAGTCTGGCCTAACTGATTCTGATATTGCCAAGATCCTTTTGGCCACCCCGAGCATGCTCGCATTGGAGCTAGGGCGTGTCAAGGAAATTTTGGAGTGTGCCGACTTGTTTGGTGTGCCACGCCATTCTGCGATGTTCAAGCACGCCCTCACGTCCATCCACAATATTAGCCCTCGGAAGATAAATGCTAGGTCAGATTTCTTGAAGAAGACTCTTGGATGCTCTCAGGCTGAGTTGGGCGCTGCTGTGCGGAAGTTGCCAAACGTTCTGAATTTTTCAGAGGGCAGGCTGACTCGTGTGGTAGATTTCCTGAAGACAGAGGTTGGTCTGGATTCCAAGTACATACTGCGTAGGCCAGCAATCCTCGGCTATAGCTTGCCAAGGCGTCTTATGCCCCGGCATTATGTGCTAAAAGCTCTTAAGGCGAAGGGCTTGGTTGAGAAAGATGTTGACTTCTACACAGCCGTTGCTCTGACTGAGAAAAAGTTTATCAAGAGGTTTATTGATCCTTGCAAGAACAGCGCTCCAGGGCTTGCAGATTCTTATGCTGCTGCTTGTGCAGGCCAG attcatcatgctatgattaaGATTGTACCTTGGTAG
- the LOC136474860 gene encoding transcription termination factor MTEF1, chloroplastic-like, translated as MLRLRGHLLSAVRAASSLPAASSLRLHCLFLYSTKNTAPASQFVVEDYLTTSCGLTPEQARKASRFLSHLKSSANPDAVRAFLAGIGVSKADLTAGIARDPRLLCCNVDKTLTPRIAQLRNIGLSPPQISSLISVAPNLSRSPSMVHRLAFYLSFLGSYDKLHTALKRNRVKEIALCAEMLGVPRSSTMFKYALVSIYSISPGKINARSDFLKKTLGCSQAELGAAVRKLPNVLNFSEGRLTRVVDFLKTEVGLDSKYIVRRPAILGYSLPRRLMPRHYVLKALKAKGLVEKDVDFFSAVVMAEKNFMKRFLDPCKDSAPGLADAYAGQVPPVVQP; from the exons ATGCTCCGCCTCCGAGGCCACCTCCTTTCCGCTGTCCGCGCCGCCTCGTCTCTCCCCGCCGCATCCTCCCTCCGCCTCCACTGCCTCTTTCTCTACAGCACCAAGAACACCGCTCCCGCCTCTCAGTTCGTCGTCGAGGACTACCTCACCACCAGCTGCGGCCTGACGCCAGAGCAGGCCCGCAAGGCCTCCAGATTCTTGTCCCACCTCAAGTCCTCCGCAAATCCAGACGCTGTCCGGGCCTTCCTCGCCGGAATCGGCGTCTCCAAAGCCGACCTCACCGCCGGAATCGCCCGGGACCCGCGGCTCCTCTGCTGCAATGTGGACAAAACCCTAACCCCCCGCATCGCCCAGCTCCGCAACATCGGCCTCTCCCCGCCCCAGATCTCCAGTCTCATCTCCGTCGCCCCCAATCTCTCCCGATCTCCTAGTATGGTCCATCGCCTCGCATTCTATCTCTCTTTCTTGGGCTCCTACGACAAGTTACACACCGCCCTCAAGAGGA ACCGTGTCAAGGAAATTGCATTGTGTGCCGAAATGCTTGGTGTGCCACGCAGTTCAACAATGTTCAAGTATGCCCTTGTGTCCATCTACAGCATAAGTCCTGGGAAGATAAATGCTAGGTCAGATTTCTTGAAGAAGACTCTTGGATGCTCTCAGGCTGAGTTGGGCGCTGCTGTGCGGAAGTTGCCAAACGTTCTGAATTTTTCAGAGGGCAGGCTGACTCGTGTGGTAGATTTCCTGAAGACGGAGGTTGGTCTGGATTCCAAGTACATAGTGCGTAGGCCAGCAATCCTCGGCTATAGCTTGCCAAGGCGTCTTATGCCCCGGCATTATGTGCTAAAAGCTCTTAAGGCGAAGGGCTTGGTTGAGAAAGACGTTGACTTTTTCTCAGCTGTTGTTATGGCTGAGAAAAATTTTATGAAGAGGTTTCTTGATCCTTGCAAGGACAGTGCTCCGGGGCTTGCAGATGCTTATGCAGGCCAGGTTCCTCCTGTAGTCCAACCATGA